A section of the Chelmon rostratus isolate fCheRos1 chromosome 16, fCheRos1.pri, whole genome shotgun sequence genome encodes:
- the LOC121619773 gene encoding hepatic lectin-like gives MMSHPDGHDEGEAPASQQCSGADGRSKVTSERVALLVVSVLLAAAVIVICRLSVANIQTKKSLQTLRDEHEAVIRNLTAETCLKCQEGWEEHGGHCYYFSTNRSPWNRSREECRRKGGDLVQIDSTEEQSFLAMKLRDKMSFPEDRFWIGLTDSQEEGAWLWVDGSPLNIRLAFWSDRQPDDWKGEDKDGEDCARMGEKGSSHPNSWFDKSCKRSQKSICEKQKCGGVK, from the exons GTGAAGCTCCAGCCTCCCAACAATGCTCAGGGGCAGAtggaaggtcaaaggtcacatcaGAGAGAGTGGCCCTGCTGGTTGTCAGTGTCCTCCTGGCAGCTGCTGTCATTGTTATCTGCCGTCTCT cTGTTGCTAACATTCAAACCAAGAAAAGTCTCCAGACACTAAGAGATGAGCATGAAGCTGTAATAAGAAATCTCACAG CTGAGACATGTCTGAAATGTCAAGAAGGCTGGGAGGAACATGGAGGACACTGCTATTATTTCTCCACCAATCGTTCACCCTGGAATAGGAGCAGAGAAGAATGCCGACGTAAAGGAGGAGATCTGGTTCAGATagacagcacagaggagcag TCGTTCCTGGCGATGAAACTGCGAGACAAGATGAGCTTTCCTGAGGACAGGTTCTGGATCGGACTGACAGACTCACAGGAAGAGGGTGCATGGTTGTGGGTAGATGGCTCACCGCTGAACATCAG ATTGGCATTTTGGAGTGACAGACAGCCAGACGACTGGAAAGGGGAGGATAAAGATGGAGAGGACTGTGCAAGGATGGGAGAGAAAGGATCATCACACCCGAACTCTTGGTTTGATAAGTCCTGCAAAAGGTCTCAGAAAAGCATTTGTGAGAAGCAAAAATGTGGGGGAGTAAAATAA